One window of Candidatus Methylocalor cossyra genomic DNA carries:
- a CDS encoding formate dehydrogenase beta subunit, translating into MTTTVYVPRDSSALGLGAEHVASALQVEAAKRNLPIEIVRNGSRGMYWLEPLVEVVTPAGRVGYGPVQVKDVESLFDAGFLQGRPHPLHLGIVEEIPYFKRQERLTFARVGITDPVSLDDYLAHEGYRGLRRALEMTPAAIVEEVVQSGLRGRGGAAFPTGIKWRTVLNAEAAQKYIVCNADEGDSGTFSDRMIMEGDPFVLIEGMTIAGLAVGADRGYIYLRVEYPHAHIALNEAIAAAYAAGYLGKNILGSGKSFDLEVRLGAGAYVCGEETSLLESLEGKRGLVRFKPPLPAIKGLFGQPTVINNVISLASVPIILDRGAAYYRDFGMGRSRGTLPIQLAGNLKRPGLVEKAFGVTLREILYDYGGGSASGRPIRAVQVGGPLGAYLPESQFDTPLDYEAFAALWAVLGHGGIVAFDDTVNMAKMARYGMEFCAIESCGKCTPCRIGSTRGVEVIDKIIAGIERDKNLVLLRDLCDTLLNGSLCALGGMTPYPVLSALNHFPEDFGVSAAEEAA; encoded by the coding sequence ATGACCACGACCGTTTATGTGCCGCGCGACTCCAGCGCGTTGGGTCTCGGGGCGGAGCACGTCGCCTCCGCCCTGCAGGTGGAGGCGGCCAAGCGCAATCTGCCTATCGAGATAGTGCGCAACGGCTCCCGCGGTATGTACTGGCTGGAGCCGCTGGTGGAGGTCGTTACCCCGGCGGGACGGGTGGGCTATGGGCCAGTGCAGGTGAAGGACGTGGAATCTCTGTTCGACGCCGGTTTCCTGCAAGGCCGCCCCCACCCCCTGCACCTGGGCATCGTGGAGGAAATTCCCTACTTCAAACGCCAGGAGCGCTTGACCTTCGCCCGGGTGGGCATCACCGATCCGGTGAGCCTGGACGACTACCTGGCCCACGAAGGCTACCGGGGCTTGCGGCGGGCCCTGGAGATGACACCCGCGGCGATCGTCGAGGAAGTGGTGCAATCGGGGCTGCGCGGCCGGGGCGGCGCGGCCTTTCCCACCGGCATCAAATGGCGCACGGTGCTCAACGCCGAAGCCGCCCAGAAGTACATCGTCTGCAACGCCGACGAGGGCGACTCCGGCACGTTCTCCGACCGCATGATCATGGAAGGCGATCCCTTCGTGCTGATCGAAGGGATGACCATCGCCGGCCTGGCGGTGGGTGCTGACCGGGGTTACATCTACCTCCGAGTCGAGTATCCCCACGCCCACATCGCCCTCAACGAAGCCATCGCCGCAGCCTATGCGGCCGGCTATTTAGGCAAAAACATCCTAGGGAGCGGCAAGTCCTTCGATTTGGAGGTGCGTCTCGGCGCCGGCGCCTATGTGTGCGGCGAGGAGACCTCGCTCCTGGAAAGCCTGGAAGGCAAGCGGGGATTGGTGCGCTTCAAGCCGCCGTTGCCGGCGATCAAGGGTCTATTTGGGCAGCCCACAGTCATCAATAATGTCATTTCCCTGGCCTCGGTGCCGATCATCCTGGACCGGGGAGCCGCCTACTACCGCGATTTCGGGATGGGTCGGTCGCGGGGTACGTTGCCCATCCAGCTGGCTGGCAATCTGAAGCGCCCGGGCTTGGTGGAGAAGGCGTTTGGGGTGACCTTGCGGGAGATCCTCTACGACTATGGCGGGGGCTCCGCCAGCGGCCGCCCCATCCGGGCGGTGCAGGTGGGGGGGCCGCTCGGCGCCTACTTACCCGAATCCCAATTCGACACGCCCCTCGATTATGAAGCCTTTGCGGCCCTGTGGGCGGTGTTGGGCCACGGCGGCATCGTGGCCTTCGACGACACGGTCAACATGGCGAAGATGGCGCGTTACGGCATGGAGTTTTGCGCCATCGAGTCCTGCGGCAAATGCACGCCCTGCCGCATCGGTTCGACCCGCGGCGTGGAAGTCATCGACAAGATCATCGCCGGTATCGAGCGCGACAAGAACCTGGTCCTGTTGCGCGATCTGTGCGATACCCTGCTGAACGGCTCGTTGTGCGCCCTAGGCGGCATGACGCCTTATCCGGTGCTGAGCGCGCTGAATCATTTCCCTGAGGACTTCGGCGTTTCCGCGGCAGAAGAGGCGGCTTAG
- a CDS encoding formate dehydrogenase subunit gamma, whose product MTEPAWDRDRVRDIIANHKDQPGALLPILHGIQDALGYVPPDSVPLIAKELNLSRAEVHGVISFYHYFRDTPPGRHTVYICRAESCQSMGSEALEAHAKRRFGVDYHGTSADSVFSLEPVYCLGNCACSPSIMIDREVYGRVTPERFDAIIDNVKVIP is encoded by the coding sequence ATGACAGAACCAGCCTGGGATCGCGACAGAGTGCGCGACATCATCGCCAACCACAAAGACCAGCCAGGGGCCCTGCTGCCGATCCTACATGGAATCCAGGACGCATTGGGTTATGTGCCCCCAGATAGCGTCCCCTTGATCGCCAAGGAACTGAATCTGTCCCGCGCCGAGGTTCATGGCGTGATCAGTTTTTATCACTATTTCCGCGACACTCCACCGGGTCGGCACACGGTCTACATCTGCCGTGCCGAATCCTGTCAGTCGATGGGGTCCGAAGCCCTAGAGGCCCACGCCAAGCGGCGCTTCGGGGTGGATTATCACGGCACCAGCGCGGATAGCGTGTTCAGCCTGGAACCGGTCTATTGTCTCGGCAATTGCGCCTGTTCGCCGTCGATCATGATTGACCGGGAGGTTTACGGTCGCGTCACTCCGGAGCGCTTCGACGCCATCATCGACAACGTGAAGGTGATCCCATGA
- a CDS encoding vWA domain-containing protein — MSLGFSEPWALLLGLTAALPWLRRGQRALAYPAVPWLPADPLSTALDRLLRGAGAAVAVLLAVALAGPHLREQWVERIGTGAHIVLLLDRSSSMNENFTGRSLGAQAAESKSGMARRLLAEFVARRPHDLFAMVDFSAAPIYVLPLTADRDAVQAAIAAAGGRGHGVTHIAPGLAMALDFFAGKPASGARVILLVSDGAARIDEETRDRLRQGFQDTHCTLYWIYLRNPRSAPLSEKPANPNESTTPEYFLDQYFRTLGVPYRAFEADSPAALEQAIAAVDRLENLPLPYQEKLPRRDLSPWCYGAALALLALLVAGKTLEVKAWNA; from the coding sequence ATGAGCCTCGGTTTCTCGGAACCTTGGGCCTTGCTGCTGGGACTGACCGCCGCTCTGCCCTGGCTGCGGCGCGGCCAGCGGGCCCTGGCCTATCCCGCGGTCCCGTGGCTCCCGGCTGATCCCCTGTCCACCGCCCTCGATCGCTTGCTTCGCGGCGCTGGCGCGGCGGTGGCCGTGCTCCTAGCGGTGGCGCTAGCAGGTCCCCACCTGCGCGAGCAATGGGTGGAGCGCATCGGCACCGGCGCCCATATCGTGCTACTGCTGGACCGCAGCAGCAGCATGAACGAGAACTTCACCGGGCGCTCTCTGGGGGCCCAGGCCGCCGAGTCCAAGAGCGGCATGGCGCGCCGGCTCCTGGCCGAGTTCGTAGCCCGCCGCCCGCACGATCTGTTCGCCATGGTGGATTTTTCCGCAGCGCCGATTTATGTCCTGCCCTTGACCGCCGATCGGGATGCGGTGCAGGCGGCCATCGCCGCAGCCGGAGGACGGGGCCACGGGGTCACCCACATCGCGCCGGGGCTGGCCATGGCCCTGGACTTCTTCGCTGGCAAGCCAGCCAGCGGGGCGCGGGTGATCCTGCTGGTATCGGACGGTGCCGCTCGCATCGACGAGGAGACCCGCGACCGGCTGCGCCAGGGGTTCCAGGACACCCACTGCACGCTCTATTGGATCTACCTGCGCAATCCCCGCAGCGCACCGCTCTCGGAAAAACCCGCCAACCCCAATGAAAGCACTACGCCGGAGTATTTCCTCGACCAATACTTCCGCACCCTCGGCGTGCCGTACCGGGCCTTCGAGGCAGACAGCCCGGCCGCTTTGGAACAGGCCATCGCGGCGGTGGACCGGCTTGAGAACCTGCCCCTGCCCTACCAGGAGAAGCTGCCCCGGCGGGACCTGTCGCCTTGGTGCTACGGCGCGGCCTTGGCCCTGCTGGCGCTGTTGGTGGCGGGCAAGACACTCGAGGTGAAGGCATGGAACGCTTGA
- a CDS encoding MxaK protein, whose translation MERLNLGWRAALWGGLAVLLAGALHEGFAWYRTARENWLSAAPAQFEVTPETAPALVFAKAYQLAAAGHRQEAQRLYGTLLGQGDGHWQAKVRYNLGTLYLQQAAELWNAKGVLEYIRVNTLLAAAKDHLREALRLEPELWDARFNLEYAERITPPPKEKPKADFQGSKSSVFATLPSLPGGGP comes from the coding sequence ATGGAACGCTTGAACCTCGGGTGGCGCGCGGCGCTGTGGGGCGGCCTGGCGGTGCTGCTGGCGGGGGCCCTCCACGAGGGGTTTGCCTGGTACCGGACGGCCCGCGAAAACTGGCTGAGCGCGGCACCGGCACAGTTCGAGGTCACCCCTGAAACGGCACCGGCCTTGGTGTTCGCCAAAGCCTATCAGCTGGCCGCCGCCGGCCACCGACAGGAGGCGCAGCGGCTCTACGGCACGCTCCTCGGCCAGGGCGATGGGCACTGGCAAGCCAAGGTGCGCTACAACCTGGGCACCCTGTACCTGCAACAGGCGGCCGAACTTTGGAACGCCAAGGGCGTGCTGGAATACATCCGGGTAAACACCTTGCTGGCCGCGGCCAAGGACCACCTCCGCGAGGCCCTGCGCCTCGAACCCGAACTGTGGGACGCCCGCTTTAATTTGGAATACGCCGAGCGCATCACGCCGCCGCCCAAGGAAAAACCCAAGGCCGATTTCCAGGGCTCCAAGAGCAGCGTGTTCGCCACCTTGCCGAGCCTTCCCGGAGGCGGTCCATGA
- a CDS encoding vWA domain-containing protein, with product MSAYLPEPRRSVAPGRPIRWRLVGLAAALLAVFAALFRPSLPLSRETYRYLFVLDITQSMNAQDYHVPGLPSERLGYAREAIRQILRQLPCGSAAGLGLFTTQSVQILFEPIEVCEHLAVIEDTLSHVDWRMAWAGDSHVAQGLYAVLRELQRRDPRSRLVFFTDGQETPPLNFRPRFDGQPGGIQGVIVGVGGTRPVPVPRYDRDGRLLGYWENADIATPPVATTDYSDKVETPPLPRQGLYLSWVDEAHLRELAAITGLEYHRLEDFAPLSRLLRESRFSEHRRTSTDLRPALGLLALALVLAVHGAGDGLRSKESRIP from the coding sequence ATGAGCGCTTATCTGCCCGAGCCGCGGCGCTCCGTCGCCCCGGGCCGCCCCATCCGGTGGCGGTTGGTCGGTCTCGCCGCCGCCCTCCTGGCGGTGTTCGCCGCCCTATTCCGGCCAAGCCTGCCGCTGTCCCGCGAGACCTACCGTTACCTGTTCGTGCTCGACATCACCCAAAGCATGAACGCCCAGGATTACCACGTCCCGGGGCTGCCCTCCGAGCGGCTAGGCTACGCCCGGGAAGCGATCCGCCAGATCCTGCGCCAGCTGCCCTGTGGCTCCGCGGCTGGCCTCGGGCTTTTCACCACCCAGAGCGTGCAGATCCTGTTCGAGCCCATCGAAGTGTGCGAACACCTCGCCGTGATCGAGGACACCCTGTCCCATGTGGATTGGCGCATGGCCTGGGCCGGCGACAGCCACGTGGCGCAGGGGCTTTACGCCGTCTTACGGGAGCTGCAGCGGCGCGACCCCCGGAGCCGGCTGGTGTTCTTCACCGATGGGCAGGAGACACCGCCCCTGAACTTCCGCCCCCGCTTCGACGGTCAACCCGGTGGGATCCAAGGGGTGATCGTCGGCGTAGGCGGTACCCGGCCGGTGCCGGTGCCCCGTTACGACCGTGACGGCCGGTTGCTCGGTTATTGGGAGAACGCCGACATCGCCACCCCGCCGGTCGCCACCACCGACTACTCGGACAAGGTCGAAACCCCGCCCCTACCCCGACAGGGGCTCTATCTTTCCTGGGTGGATGAGGCCCATCTCCGGGAACTCGCGGCCATCACCGGCCTCGAATACCATCGGCTCGAAGACTTCGCCCCCCTCAGCCGACTGCTGCGCGAGTCCCGCTTCAGCGAACACCGCAGGACTTCCACCGATCTCCGCCCGGCGCTCGGCCTTCTGGCGCTGGCTTTGGTGCTAGCGGTACACGGGGCGGGCGATGGACTGCGTTCCAAGGAGTCGCGAATACCATGA
- a CDS encoding DUF2905 domain-containing protein, whose translation MTTGKMFILLGVGLIILGLVLDHAPGLFGWFGKLPGDIRIQDEHRSVFIPITSMIVLSVLLTLLINLFFRR comes from the coding sequence ATGACCACCGGCAAGATGTTCATCCTCCTCGGTGTGGGCCTGATCATCCTGGGCCTGGTCCTCGACCATGCGCCGGGCCTGTTCGGGTGGTTCGGGAAGCTACCGGGGGACATCCGCATCCAAGACGAGCACCGCTCGGTGTTCATCCCCATCACCAGTATGATCGTGCTCAGTGTGCTATTGACCCTGCTCATCAATCTCTTTTTCCGCCGATGA
- the clpS gene encoding ATP-dependent Clp protease adapter ClpS, protein MAPHPDHKLDDDLAVQEAKPKLKRPPLYKVILLNDDFTPMDFVVEVLKIFFGMSEEKATQVMLHVHTRGIGVCGVFSKDVAETKVRLVNDYSRQHQHPLLCTMEEA, encoded by the coding sequence ATGGCACCCCATCCTGATCACAAGCTCGATGATGATCTTGCTGTCCAGGAAGCGAAGCCAAAACTCAAGCGGCCGCCGCTTTACAAGGTCATCCTATTGAACGACGACTTCACGCCGATGGATTTTGTGGTCGAGGTGCTGAAGATCTTTTTCGGTATGAGCGAGGAAAAGGCCACCCAGGTGATGTTGCACGTGCATACCCGGGGCATCGGCGTGTGTGGCGTTTTCTCGAAAGACGTGGCGGAAACCAAGGTCCGCTTGGTGAACGACTACTCCCGACAGCATCAGCACCCATTGCTGTGCACCATGGAGGAGGCCTAA
- the clpA gene encoding ATP-dependent Clp protease ATP-binding subunit ClpA, with translation MLSKELEYSLNVAFRSAYEKRHEFITVEHLLLAMLDNAVAVEVLRACGANVDQLHKELTEFLDETTPLIPPGVKRETQPTLGFQRVLQRAAFHVQSSGKKEVTGANILVAIFSEQDSQAVYLLNKQDVTRLDVVNYISHGISKVREESEPIAKPSGAEGEDGDAAGAQPLEKFTTNLNEMARRGKIDPLIGRKDEIERTIQVLCRRRKNNPLLVGEAGVGKTAIAEGLAKKIVDREVPEVLADSTIYALDLGALVAGTKYRGDFEKRLKSLLAQLKKEPSSILFIDEIHTIIGAGSASGGVMDASNLIKPMLASGDLRCIGSTTYQEYRGIFEKDRALARRFQKIDIHEPTVDETYQILKGLKSRFEKHHDVKYSLAALRTAAELSDRYITDRHLPDKAIDVIDEAGAGQRLLPASRRKKLIGTLEIEDIVAKIARIPPKTVSTNDKDKLRDLEKNLKMLVFGQDEAISNLAAAIKLSRAGLREPQKPIGCFLFAGPTGVGKTEVTRQLAKVLGVELIRFDMSEYMERHTVSRLIGAPPGYVGFDQGGLLTEEVTKHPHAVLLLDEIEKAHSDVFNLLLQVMDHGTLTDNNGRKADFRNIILVMTTNAGATEGGRPSIGFTQQDHSTDSLRIIERTFSPEFRNRLDAIIQFKPLNIEVIGQVVDKFMFELESQLAEKRVSLILEPEAREWLAEHGFDPQMGARPMGRVIQEKIKKPLAEEILFGKLSEGGTVRISVKEGQLSFTMESLKEASEPA, from the coding sequence ATGTTAAGCAAAGAGCTCGAATATTCCCTGAATGTGGCATTCCGGTCGGCCTACGAGAAAAGGCACGAATTCATCACCGTGGAGCACCTACTGCTGGCCATGCTGGACAACGCCGTGGCCGTGGAAGTATTGCGCGCCTGCGGGGCCAACGTCGATCAACTGCACAAGGAGCTGACCGAGTTCCTCGACGAGACGACGCCGCTCATCCCCCCCGGGGTGAAGCGGGAGACCCAACCGACCCTGGGATTTCAACGGGTCCTGCAGCGGGCTGCGTTCCATGTGCAATCTTCCGGCAAGAAGGAGGTCACCGGGGCGAACATCCTGGTCGCGATCTTCAGCGAGCAGGATTCCCAGGCCGTCTACCTGCTCAACAAGCAGGACGTGACCCGGCTCGACGTGGTCAACTACATTTCCCACGGTATTTCCAAGGTGCGCGAGGAATCGGAACCGATCGCCAAACCCTCCGGTGCGGAGGGCGAGGACGGGGATGCCGCCGGTGCTCAGCCCCTGGAGAAATTCACTACCAATCTCAACGAGATGGCGCGCCGCGGCAAGATCGACCCGTTGATTGGCCGCAAGGATGAAATCGAACGCACCATCCAAGTGCTGTGCCGTCGGCGCAAGAACAATCCGCTCCTGGTGGGCGAAGCCGGGGTCGGCAAGACCGCCATCGCCGAGGGTCTGGCCAAGAAGATTGTCGACCGGGAGGTGCCGGAGGTCCTGGCCGACAGTACGATCTACGCCCTCGACTTAGGCGCGCTGGTGGCCGGAACCAAGTACCGGGGCGATTTCGAGAAACGCCTCAAATCCCTCCTCGCCCAGCTGAAGAAAGAGCCCAGCTCGATCCTGTTTATCGACGAGATCCACACCATCATCGGCGCCGGCTCGGCCTCCGGGGGGGTGATGGACGCATCCAATCTCATCAAGCCGATGCTGGCCTCCGGGGATCTGCGTTGCATAGGCTCGACCACCTATCAGGAGTATCGGGGCATCTTCGAGAAGGATCGGGCTTTGGCACGCCGCTTCCAGAAGATCGATATCCACGAGCCCACGGTGGACGAGACTTACCAAATCCTGAAGGGACTCAAGTCGCGTTTCGAAAAGCACCACGACGTCAAGTATTCGCTTGCGGCGCTGCGTACTGCGGCGGAGCTGTCGGACCGCTACATCACCGACCGCCACCTCCCCGACAAGGCCATCGACGTGATCGACGAGGCCGGGGCGGGGCAACGGCTGTTGCCGGCCTCGCGCCGCAAGAAGCTGATCGGCACCCTGGAGATTGAGGACATCGTGGCCAAGATCGCCCGTATCCCGCCGAAAACCGTCTCCACCAACGACAAAGATAAGCTGCGCGACCTGGAAAAGAACCTGAAGATGCTGGTATTCGGCCAGGACGAGGCGATCAGCAACCTTGCCGCAGCGATCAAGCTGTCGCGGGCGGGGCTGCGGGAACCCCAGAAGCCCATCGGCTGCTTTTTGTTTGCCGGTCCCACCGGGGTGGGCAAGACCGAAGTCACGCGGCAGCTCGCCAAGGTCTTGGGCGTCGAGCTCATCCGCTTCGATATGTCCGAGTACATGGAGCGGCATACGGTGTCGCGCCTGATCGGAGCACCGCCTGGCTATGTCGGCTTCGACCAAGGGGGACTTTTGACCGAGGAGGTCACCAAACACCCGCATGCGGTGTTGCTTCTGGACGAAATCGAAAAGGCCCATAGCGATGTCTTCAACCTGCTGCTGCAGGTCATGGATCACGGGACGCTCACCGACAACAACGGGCGCAAAGCGGATTTCCGCAACATTATCCTGGTCATGACCACCAACGCCGGGGCCACCGAGGGCGGCCGCCCCTCCATCGGCTTCACCCAGCAAGACCACAGTACCGACAGCCTGCGGATCATCGAGCGGACCTTCTCGCCGGAATTCCGCAATCGGCTAGATGCCATCATCCAGTTCAAGCCGCTCAACATCGAGGTGATCGGCCAGGTGGTCGACAAGTTCATGTTCGAGCTGGAGTCGCAGCTGGCTGAGAAGCGGGTCTCCCTGATCCTAGAACCGGAGGCGCGGGAATGGCTGGCGGAGCACGGTTTCGACCCGCAGATGGGGGCACGCCCCATGGGCCGGGTGATTCAGGAGAAAATCAAGAAACCCCTGGCGGAGGAAATCCTGTTCGGCAAGCTGTCCGAGGGGGGAACCGTACGTATTTCCGTGAAGGAGGGGCAGCTTTCGTTCACGATGGAAAGCCTGAAGGAGGCGTCCGAGCCCGCCTGA
- the infA gene encoding translation initiation factor IF-1, which translates to MSKEDHIEMEGKVIETLPNTTFRVQLDNGHIITAHISGKMRKHYIRILTGDRVKVEMTPYDLTKGRITFRQR; encoded by the coding sequence ATGTCGAAAGAGGACCATATCGAGATGGAAGGCAAAGTCATCGAGACTTTGCCGAATACCACCTTCCGCGTCCAGCTGGACAACGGCCACATCATCACCGCCCACATCTCCGGCAAGATGCGCAAGCATTACATCCGGATCCTCACCGGTGACCGAGTCAAGGTCGAAATGACCCCCTACGACTTGACTAAAGGTCGTATCACCTTCCGCCAGCGCTAA
- a CDS encoding arginyltransferase, giving the protein MKPIPLYIGYEHDCDYLPGRRAQMAYVSPRVPLDRAIYTRLAASGFRRSGEMVYRPYCRDCSACVPVRIPVQEFRPNRSQRRVEKANADLTVTRKLDVFDEEHYQLYMRYLRSRHPEGHMVLSSREDYIQFVASEWGDTGFYEFRHGSELLAVAVVDHLDDGLSAVYTFYDPDQPRRSLGTYAVLWQVAEARRRGLPWVYLGFWIAQCRKMAYKVLFRPLQAMRAEGWVTLEETAERDRDG; this is encoded by the coding sequence ATGAAGCCCATACCTTTATATATTGGTTATGAGCACGACTGCGACTATCTCCCCGGGCGGCGGGCGCAAATGGCTTATGTTTCCCCGCGGGTGCCCCTCGACCGCGCCATATATACCCGCTTAGCGGCCAGCGGCTTCCGGCGCAGCGGCGAGATGGTGTACCGTCCCTATTGCCGGGACTGCTCGGCCTGCGTCCCGGTGCGGATACCGGTACAGGAGTTCCGGCCCAATCGTTCCCAGCGGCGGGTGGAAAAAGCCAATGCCGACCTCACGGTCACCCGGAAGCTGGATGTATTCGACGAGGAACATTACCAGCTCTACATGCGCTACCTCCGGTCGCGACATCCGGAGGGCCACATGGTGCTGTCGTCCCGGGAAGACTATATCCAGTTTGTCGCCAGCGAGTGGGGGGATACGGGGTTTTATGAGTTCCGCCATGGCAGCGAATTACTCGCGGTCGCTGTGGTGGATCATCTCGACGACGGGTTGTCGGCCGTCTATACGTTTTACGATCCCGATCAGCCGCGCCGCAGCCTAGGCACCTATGCTGTGCTCTGGCAAGTGGCGGAAGCTAGGCGCCGGGGCTTACCTTGGGTGTACCTGGGCTTTTGGATAGCCCAATGCCGCAAAATGGCCTACAAGGTCTTGTTCAGGCCCCTGCAGGCCATGCGGGCGGAGGGTTGGGTGACTTTGGAGGAAACAGCCGAGCGAGACCGTGACGGTTGA
- the aat gene encoding leucyl/phenylalanyl-tRNA--protein transferase, producing MMVTVLNPFDRNQPFPDVATALREPNGLLAVGGCLSPRRLQNAYRQGIFPWFGENEPILWWSPDPRLVLPPEQLKISRSLRKRLKRGEFQFSFDRCFDRVIEACAEPRPAALGTWITPAMRRAYIELHALGLAHSFEAWQGDALVGGLYGVALGQLFFGESMFHRVTDASKAAFAFACACLSRWGYRLIDCQVYTQHLASLGAREIPRAEFVERVVAYRDQPVSHRAWISSDDCL from the coding sequence TTGATGGTCACCGTCCTCAATCCTTTCGACCGCAACCAACCCTTCCCGGACGTGGCAACTGCCCTGCGCGAGCCCAATGGGCTCCTGGCGGTAGGTGGCTGCCTATCGCCCCGGCGGTTGCAAAACGCTTACCGGCAAGGCATTTTTCCCTGGTTCGGCGAGAACGAGCCGATCCTCTGGTGGTCGCCGGACCCCCGTCTGGTGCTGCCGCCGGAACAACTGAAGATTTCCCGGAGCCTCCGCAAGCGGCTCAAGCGGGGAGAATTCCAGTTTAGCTTCGATCGCTGCTTCGACCGGGTGATCGAAGCCTGCGCCGAGCCGCGCCCCGCTGCCCTAGGCACCTGGATCACCCCGGCAATGCGCAGGGCCTATATCGAGTTGCACGCCTTGGGGCTTGCCCATTCCTTCGAGGCCTGGCAGGGCGATGCCCTGGTGGGTGGCCTCTACGGCGTGGCTCTAGGCCAGCTGTTCTTCGGCGAGTCCATGTTTCACCGGGTCACCGACGCCTCGAAAGCCGCATTCGCCTTCGCCTGTGCCTGCCTGTCCCGGTGGGGCTATCGGCTTATCGACTGCCAAGTCTACACCCAACACTTGGCCAGCCTGGGCGCCCGGGAGATTCCCCGGGCAGAGTTTGTCGAACGGGTTGTGGCCTACCGCGACCAACCGGTTTCCCATCGGGCCTGGATTTCTTCGGACGACTGTTTATGA
- a CDS encoding GNAT family N-acetyltransferase: MQSVGYVRTRTVECLAEVDAAAWNALTGGAYPFLRHEFLRALEDQGCVGPETGWVPRHLLVEDAAGRLIGACPMYLKFNSFGEFVFDWAWAEAYQRAGLAYYPKLVVAAPFTPATGPRLLLAPEVRSEALATEVVDRAIDIARTLGVSSLHWLFATDPPLLESARLLARMGCQFHWENRDYPSFEAFLGALTAKRRKEILRERRLVREAGVELTRERGDRVDPELWRMVHGLYCATFAKYGNYPALTEGFFRQVAATLGEQVLLVLARRRGEIIACAYFLIGHEALYGRYWGCTEEVPGLHFEACYYQGLEFCIERGLRRFEPGAQGEHKLSRGFLPVYTWSLHWIAQPEFVGPIAAFLHREKAAMRAYCAELAAHSPFKAA, translated from the coding sequence ATGCAATCGGTGGGCTATGTGAGGACGCGCACCGTGGAGTGTCTGGCCGAGGTGGACGCTGCGGCGTGGAATGCTCTGACCGGGGGCGCCTATCCCTTTTTGCGGCACGAGTTCCTCCGCGCCCTGGAGGATCAGGGTTGTGTGGGGCCCGAAACCGGCTGGGTGCCCCGCCATCTCTTGGTGGAAGACGCCGCCGGACGCCTGATCGGCGCCTGTCCCATGTACCTCAAATTCAACTCCTTCGGCGAGTTTGTGTTCGACTGGGCCTGGGCCGAGGCTTACCAGCGGGCCGGGTTGGCCTACTACCCGAAGCTGGTGGTGGCGGCCCCCTTCACTCCAGCGACCGGTCCCCGCTTGCTGCTGGCGCCCGAGGTCCGTTCCGAGGCTCTAGCAACGGAGGTTGTGGATCGGGCCATCGACATCGCCCGCACCTTGGGGGTGTCGTCGCTGCACTGGCTGTTCGCCACCGACCCGCCGCTCTTGGAGTCGGCGCGGCTCCTGGCCCGGATGGGCTGCCAATTCCATTGGGAGAACCGCGACTATCCGAGCTTCGAGGCATTTCTCGGCGCCTTGACCGCCAAGCGGCGCAAGGAGATTCTCCGGGAGCGTCGGCTGGTGCGGGAAGCCGGTGTGGAACTGACCCGGGAGCGCGGCGATCGGGTCGATCCGGAGCTGTGGCGGATGGTGCATGGGCTTTACTGCGCCACCTTCGCCAAATACGGCAATTATCCCGCCTTGACTGAAGGCTTCTTCCGGCAGGTGGCGGCCACCCTGGGGGAGCAGGTGCTGCTAGTGTTGGCCCGGCGCCGAGGGGAAATCATCGCCTGCGCCTATTTCCTGATCGGGCATGAGGCCTTGTACGGCCGTTACTGGGGCTGTACGGAAGAAGTACCGGGGCTACACTTTGAAGCCTGCTATTACCAGGGCCTGGAATTCTGCATCGAGCGGGGCTTGCGGCGGTTCGAACCGGGTGCGCAGGGGGAGCACAAACTCAGCCGCGGTTTTCTGCCGGTTTATACCTGGTCGCTGCATTGGATCGCGCAGCCGGAGTTCGTGGGACCGATCGCGGCCTTCCTGCACCGGGAAAAGGCCGCAATGCGCGCCTATTGCGCCGAACTTGCCGCCCACTCGCCGTTCAAAGCTGCTTGA